In Panulirus ornatus isolate Po-2019 chromosome 13, ASM3632096v1, whole genome shotgun sequence, the genomic window GGATGAGAAAATGCAGTTTATAAGGCATGATGATACAACTGACATTCGTTTCCAGCACTTTTGCCAATTTATTTACTGTGTTTTTGCCCACTTTTCTGTGGGCAAGAGGGCTATAATGTCTGGAAAAAGGCCTGCAGTTGTTAGTCATGGTAATGTGAGCAGATATTTAAGGAAAAGCAACAGTCTGGGTATTTAAATGCAGGTTATAAGGTGTGACAAGGCTTCCTATGGCCATGTTTACTGCAGTATTGTTAATTTGTTGCATTTTTGCTTACTTCTGTGTGTGGGTGCAAGTTGTCCACAGTTTATAGCGGAAGGCCTGCAGATGCATGCGCATACAGGCATTGGTCGGAcagaatgcacaggtgagtactGTACCGTAACTTACAGTATTTTTTACCGTtagatattattgttattacttatAAATTTATTTAAAACAATCAAGTGGACACAACCATCATTTGTGTTATTACCAGGATGCTGGTGAAGCCCTTATATGTATTGCATTGCTTGGTGAGCACCATGCTGTTGGTATGCATCATTGGAGGCATGTTGTAATTGCTCTGTTTAGTGCTCCTTTTGCTCAATTCTTTGACCTGAAATACATCACATAGGTAACCTTTCATCGATAATTTAAAAATTCATAGAGTATGTATGAAAAGGTTTCACAAACTACATGTACCTTACATGGTGCTAGATCCTCAATATTTTACTTTGCACTAACAGCCTCAGTACCATCTATTTTTGTGCAGTCCCTTCTTGTTACTGTTGggtgtaatgtatgtactgtgaATAGTGGAACATTCATTGAGCTCCTTTCGTTTCCCCATCTGCTATAAAAACTCTTTTGAATTCAATCTGATTATTTCTTCCTGAACCAATAAATTTATGTCATCTGCTTTAGGCCCAGAATTCCTAAGCTTCCATTTTCAAAGTTAACTGCATTCATTTCTTGCTTTCTTGTACTTTTCAAATGCTGTAGGGCTTTTATGGTGTTTACATCTCCATGGAATGTTCATATTTATTGTCTCTGACCTCTTTCCTCCATATCATACATTTGCATCcatttactaccaccatcatgatagACTTTACAGaacctcctctaccactgctcttTTCTATGACAGAGGGATTCCTTTCCCAATTTGTATTTCGCCTTGGTCAGTTACCATCCTTCTATATCTTCTTTGGGTCAGGTTACCTCTATGCAGTATGAAGTGGGTTAATCACATAAGGAATGGCATTGTTAGGGAGAGTTTTGTTAGTATGTACAGTCTGACAGAGAGCTGGTagttgtgtactgaaatggttcaggcatatggaggaggaaaaaaaaaaaggatttgtgtCAGAATTGTAGAGAGCAAGTGGGAGGGGGGAGaccaagatggatggatggaaggaagCTTTTGGGTATTAAGGCTTaatcattcaggagggtgagaggcatgcatgggataaatgGAGTAAATGGGATAATGCTATTAGTGGACTGATAAGTGTGGTGTATGGGAGAAAGTGGGATGATGCTATCATAGGACTGAATTAggcatatgaagtagtcaagGGAAATCTTATAGTAATCTTAGGGCATGGCTGCGGATGGTAAGTTGTGCAAATGAGCCTATTGTATGTGTTCTTGATATTACATCACACAGGCAGGAGGATCTAtcatgtgtatgattaggaaaaataaaaataccATTTCTTGTAATGGAATGTGGTCTTAATCCATTCCAAACATCCCTGATTTGcatatttcttaccctttccATTATTACATCCACACATGATTTAGCTCATTAAATAGTAATACCACATGAATAAGGAAAATCTTTTTTAGTCTTTTACATTTCATAACTGCTTCTGCAGGCAAATAAGGCCAGCTGGTATACACCACCACTAATATGTTGCAGAGAATGATGACAGAATGAACATATCACACACCTTTCACTTAGGTAACCTACAGCTGTACCTCATTTTATCCTAGCCCAATAGAAATCATACCCTACTCTTCCCATTACTCCTACAATCCCAGCCCAATAGAAATCATACCCTACTCTTCCCATTACTCCTACAATCAGCTTTCATAGAATTACAGGATACAGCTAACATGAATTAAAAATTCAGTATTTTATTTTatagcttcattttttttttttttcatactattcgctatttcccgcgatagcgaggtagcgttaagaacagaggactgggcctttgagggaatatcctcacctggacctcttctctgttccttcttttggaaaattaaaaaaaaaaaaaaaaacgagaggggaggatttccagccccccgctcccttcccttttagtcgccttctacgacacgcagggaatatgtgggaagtattctttctcccctaataatatataagggaaaggaagagaaaaaaccctcacacatgttcttacagctcactctaagcagggtgttttagacaagtggattcatactctaccaaatataacaaatttcaccattttattaatgttcgaaaaaatcctgttcatttataaaaatattaattttgccattcaagatgttttcagaaatttttattaccaaattattaccatagctgtttataagatatactcttttattgtacaaaattatgaggttttaagtgaatacattaaataagtatgtttaaaatatgtaaggcatcattctaaaaagttttcattttattactaaaatgaaaataacagtataatgtcaaattcaaaacacatacatagcacccgcatatccattttatttacaatttatctcctcattaatgattactgtttgttcCAAGATTTTCAAATAAGTAATTGCATCATAATTTTCTAATACATTAATCATAAATTTCATATAATGCCTTATGTCATGACAATACTGCATGTGCACACTTTCAGTCACATATGAAATATTTTGTCATCACTAAAGTTTACAAGATATTATATGTACATTAACAATTACACTAAACCAAATAGATTTTAAAAACTATGCTTCTACTGAGACTTTATCAGACTGTTCTACTTCGACAGGGGCTTCACTGGGCACTTCGTCTTTGTCATCCTTATTTCCATAAACATTAGGGTACTGTGCCATACAGTCAGACATTTGTCGGAAAGGTCCTATACAGTCACTACCTTTGGGATCTGCTTCTGAGTAGTGGAAACAAGTAAATGCTTCTCGAAACTCAACACCACATGGCCCTGTTGCCATACCTCCTAAGCATGGGCAGGACCAATTGATTTCTCCATCTGGTTGTATAAGTCCAGCTGTTGAGAGTCAACAAACTTAGAATAATATTTtaaatattttatctatttaatgAACAACTTCAGTGTTAGGAAAATGCTGTATATGTAATATACCATATAAATAATTTCTCTAGTACTTTTACTCAAATATCCAGTTAAAAGTTCCGAGGCAAAAACACTACATCAAA contains:
- the LOC139752752 gene encoding mitochondrial intermembrane space import and assembly protein 40-B-like isoform X1 produces the protein MSYCKQEGNWLSFPIDEIGKIHTIIGQVGKDRVIFVTEEDHNGPAAVSLPEDDEPPAGLIQPDGEINWSCPCLGGMATGPCGVEFREAFTCFHYSEADPKGSDCIGPFRQMSDCMAQYPNVYGNKDDKDEVPSEAPVEVEQSDKVSVEA
- the LOC139752752 gene encoding mitochondrial intermembrane space import and assembly protein 40-B-like isoform X2 — its product is MSYCKQEGKDRVIFVTEEDHNGPAAVSLPEDDEPPAGLIQPDGEINWSCPCLGGMATGPCGVEFREAFTCFHYSEADPKGSDCIGPFRQMSDCMAQYPNVYGNKDDKDEVPSEAPVEVEQSDKVSVEA